Proteins from a genomic interval of Medicago truncatula cultivar Jemalong A17 chromosome 3, MtrunA17r5.0-ANR, whole genome shotgun sequence:
- the LOC25490901 gene encoding zinc finger CCCH domain-containing protein 47, whose product MEEQQQDDEFMMYRFKVERCYETSSHYFSECSFVHPGENLKRRDPKQYNYSYLLCHAFQKSGSCWKGDACEYAHGAFESGLHPSRYRTMYCRNGTECRREVCFFAHNHEELRPLNATTSSALPPPTFYSNSPSASAMVPFTLSSPYALIQSSSMPPWTPSAISYPAGRTMWPTPTQIRTTVPTPQMPSNSLNARDNTHLDMKFFEYHNMPNLMMEGSSRLAGVNPTNLEGYFGSSIQSPTAMQGYQNVNQQLQRYPSQLTNSNVVRSQQFRFYPILNSRYDALSKQSQNFIESSSMASFNSMLPDATSVTLEPSTSFSGLRSRDRKLELGDTSNTSTMAAASNVDEPDVGWVDELVD is encoded by the coding sequence ATGGAGGAGCAGCAACAAGATGATGAATTTATGATGTATAGATTCAAAGTGGAGCGTTGTTATGAAACTTCTTCTCATTATTTTAGTGAATGTTCCTTTGTTCATCCTGGGGAAAACTTAAAGCGCCGTGATCCGAAGCAATATAATTACAGTTATCTCCTTTGTCATGCATTTCAGAAATCTGGATCATGCTGGAAAGGGGATGCATGTGAATATGCACATGGTGCTTTTGAGTCCGGGCTGCATCCTAGTCGATACAGAACAATGTATTGCAGAAATGGAACTGAATGCAGAAGAGAAGTTTGCTTCTTTGCTCACAATCATGAGGAACTTCGCCCGTTGAATGCTACTACCAGTTCTGCTTTGCCTCCACCTACATTTTATTCAAATTCACCAAGTGCTTCTGCAATGGTTCCTTTCACATTGAGCTCTCCGTATGCTTTGATACAATCTTCATCAATGCCACCTTGGACACCGTCTGCAATATCATATCCTGCAGGAAGAACCATGTGGCCGACTCCGACTCAAATTCGTACTACAGTCCCTACACCTCAGATGCCGAGCAACAGCTTGAATGCTAGAGATAATACTCATCTGGACATGAAATTTTTCGAATATCACAATATGCCAAATCTAATGATGGAAGGGTCAAGTAGGCTTGCTGGAGTGAATCCTACTAACCTTGAAGGCTATTTTGGGTCATCGATACAATCTCCGACAGCAATGCAGGGGTATCAGAATGTGAACCAACAACTTCAGAGATATCCTTCTCAACTTACCAATTCTAATGTGGTTAGATCACAACAGTTCAGGTTTTATCCAATTTTGAATTCAAGATATGATGCCCTTTCGAAGCAGAGCCAGAACTTTATCGAGAGCAGCAGCATGGCGAGCTTTAATTCCATGCTTCCAGATGCTACCTCAGTTACATTGGAGCCTTCAACTTCCTTCTCTGGTTTGCGCTCTCGTGATAGAAAATTAGAATTGGGCGACACTAGCAACACTTCAACAATGGCTGCTGCATCAAATGTTGATGAGCCGGATGTAGGTTGGGTTGATGAACTTGTGGATTGA